The stretch of DNA CGTGTAATTCGAAACTTAGCCTTCTTAATCTTTGATCAACTAGTAGTCTAAACATTGATAAGTTACTGGCCTATCAACTGTGTGCTCCCGCACCAGCTAATtagaactaggcgtatagcccgcgcatttacgcggctagtattgaaaattcaaaaatttgcatgttgttgtatccttacttaaaggttctactatttttttaccatacatcatcctgttcattatcgtaaattatgtcttattgttgattaaaacaattcaactatgatctacctataataataatttgatttgttgagctttaataatattatgcagataattatttttattttcattttattttgattgattgttgttagctttagtttttattaatagtatatatttgtaactgatacatagctaaatgatattttatatttaatttttcataatggtattggtgggtgatttttaattaagcacaggggtattttaggttaatttttatcgtaatggcagtggtgggtaatttttatttttttatttttctccaattaacgtgagaatttctaggccttgagagcgaacgtgttggccaaataataagatagattaatataaaaataaattttgttactaataattataattatccatctttctattaaatattctaacacatactctaaaatatatattacaaTTATCTAATtgcaataaattttattttgcatcacacctccacctccatatgtgtttgatatatatttaattgaaccatttgtttgtgaattggtatccttatctcttccatcatacatgaatatatggtgacatatattgTGGGTAATATTTGTATaaacaataacataaataatatattaataataatagaaCTAGTGAATTTTATATTTATgtactttaatattttgttataaatataatttagatttagatttaggggctactttaacttttaataatttatatgcaaatttagagggTTATTCGCATTATTATTATAATGGTATATAGATGAGAAATTTACACGAAAAttaaggggttactttagatttttttataatagcagagATGGGTAATTGAGATACATGTTTAGGAAGTTATTTTCGTAATGACagatgtggataatttattagaaaagataacataTTAAATGGATTAGAGTTTTCATATTGAGGTCGTATGTTTCTAATTTTCTGAAGAATttgtagaatttctctattttctttAGAGTGTCCACTTAGGATTCTAGGTGGAGATTTTAAAGaaacctccaattagtaatagtaatatATAAGGTGTAAATTGGTACCAATGGATTCGTATCTTTATATGATGTCAACTTTATAGTCATGAGTCATGACTCATGACCAATGTAGCATAAGAGATATATAATACTATTGGATGACTCTCTTCTACCGTACAGTTAGGCTATGTTCggttggctggtgctgattttttgtgagagaaaaatattgctggctggctggtgctggttttgtGTGTGAGAGAAATAATGTTGACTGGATGCAGCGAAGATGAAGCGAACAGAGTGTTAGGGGACTCACCCACAGACCCTCTAACATGTGGGCCCGAGTGCAttgggtcccacatgtcagtgaaGGAGTATTGCAGAGCAACTACTTCCAATACATCTAGTATCTAGTAGTTGTAAAAACAGGAAAGCACCGCACCTTAAATAGTTATAGACGTAAAATAGAAAACTTTTTTGTTTTCACTTCAGTCTGGGCGTATGGCTAGATTATTTTAAATCATATCTGATAGCCAACTGCGTAGACGTGGCTTATGGTCGAAAATGGAAATTGCAGCTTGGCATGGGTAGCGCCGTGGAGACTCTATGCGGGCAGGCGTACGGCGCGCTCAAGCACGACATGCTGGGCATCTACATGCAGCGCGCCGCCGTCTACGCCTCCTCCCGCCCgatcctcgtcctcctcggcgagTCGCCggagatcgccgccgccgccgccaccttcgtCTACGGCCTCATCCCTCAGATCTTCGCGTACGCCGCCATCTTCCCCATCCAGAAGTTCCTGCAGGCGCAGAGCATCATGGCTCCCAGCGCCTACATCTCCGCCGCCACGCTCGCCGCCCACCTGGCCCTCAGCTACCTCGTCGTCTACCGGCTCGGCCTGGGGCTCCTCGGGGCCTCGCTCATGCTCAGCGCCAGCAACTGGGTCATCGCGGTCGGGCAGTTCCTGTACATCGTCACCAGCCGGCGATGCCGGCTCACCTGGACGGGGTTCTCCTGGCAGGCGTTCTCCAGCCTGCCGGAGTTCTTCAAgctctccgccgcctccgccgtcatGCTCTGCCTCGAGACGTGGTACTACCAGATACTTGTGCTCATCGCCGGCCTACTCAAGGACCCCGAGCTTGCATTGGCCTCGCTGTCAGTCTGGTAATATTCCCACGTCCACGAACATGTCGTGTTTGAATTTGAGCATTTTTCATATGGAGatgactgattttttttttcaaagctAGAGATGACTGAATTGCGATTACGCATTATTGCAGCATGACAATTTCAGGGTGGGTGTTCATGATCTCAGTTGGATTCAATGCAGCAGCAAGGTAAATAGAAGGCATTTTTCTCTTTGCCTGTTAGGATTCTCCTGAAATTATACAGCTGAACTTGCAGTGAGACTAACGTCATGCAAACTGTTCGATCGCGTGTGTTCTTAATTCCAGTGTCAGAGTGAGCAACGAGCTTGGTGCCGGCAACCCAAAGTCAGCAGCTTTCTCTGTCGTGGTGGTGACAGCGCTGTCCTTCATCCTGTCAGTGATAATCTCGGTGatcatcctcctctgccgcgaCTACATCAGCTACATCTTCACCGAGGGCGATGACGTGTCGCGGGCAGTGTCCCGGCTGACGCCGCTGCTGGCGTTCACTCTCATCCTCAACGGCATCCAGCCGGTCCTGTCGGGTATGCAGAAGCAGAAACCATCACACATTATTCACACTAGTACACTACGCATCAGCACGTGGTCCTGTTTTCATTATGAGCAGGGGTAGCTGTGGGGTGTGGATGGCAAGCCTTCGTCGCATATGTCAATGTCGGCTGCTACTACATTGTTGGCATCCCCCTTGGGTGCCTCCTGGGGTTCTACTTTGACCTTGGAGCGGCGGTAAAACCTCGGTCCATGGTTTTTAGTTCATTTTGGTGAACTTATCATGTCTTTGAACTTAGACATATGAAAACATCCTTGTAATGTAGGGTATTTGGAGTGGTATGATTGGGGGGACCCTGATGCAGACCTTGATCCTGGTATGGGTTACATTCAGGACCAACTGGGACAAAGAGGTACATTGACTATGGTTTTACTATCAAGAGACCAATTTTCGTTTTGTGTAGACAAGCTTTCAATTGTTTAAACCTGCTTTCATCAAAGTAGCACAAAAACCATTTAGGAAAAATATTAGCAAATATAAGAAAATACTTTCTCAAAACTTGAAATATTGTTAGAATTCAATTTCCCTATAACTCTATTTTCTATATTTCCA from Panicum virgatum strain AP13 chromosome 9K, P.virgatum_v5, whole genome shotgun sequence encodes:
- the LOC120650506 gene encoding protein DETOXIFICATION 40-like — its product is MSGAGEAAGGGSKLQSPLLAAASGPATTSAGGGDGGHGVSRQLEGILRDGSRPWPRRALAASAVELRLLTRLAAPAVLVYTVNYLMSMSTQIFSGHLGTLELAAASLGNNGIQIFAYGFTLGMGSAVETLCGQAYGALKHDMLGIYMQRAAVYASSRPILVLLGESPEIAAAAATFVYGLIPQIFAYAAIFPIQKFLQAQSIMAPSAYISAATLAAHLALSYLVVYRLGLGLLGASLMLSASNWVIAVGQFLYIVTSRRCRLTWTGFSWQAFSSLPEFFKLSAASAVMLCLETWYYQILVLIAGLLKDPELALASLSVCMTISGWVFMISVGFNAAASVRVSNELGAGNPKSAAFSVVVVTALSFILSVIISVIILLCRDYISYIFTEGDDVSRAVSRLTPLLAFTLILNGIQPVLSGVAVGCGWQAFVAYVNVGCYYIVGIPLGCLLGFYFDLGAAGIWSGMIGGTLMQTLILVWVTFRTNWDKEVEEAMKRLNKWEDSKSPIL